One genomic region from Gossypium hirsutum isolate 1008001.06 chromosome D13, Gossypium_hirsutum_v2.1, whole genome shotgun sequence encodes:
- the LOC107942468 gene encoding equilibrative nucleotide transporter 8 — MQEMENPKASTGHQLEPRDTYRVAYVIHFLLGAGNLLPWNAFITAVDYFGYLYPAKHVEKVFSVGYMSTSVLVLVVMMSSGSCCRTNLALTRRFRLNMGFSMFLLSLMVAPTIDWVWQGGWSEEKQNAAYFVTVTAVVICGLADGLIAGSLIGSAGKLPKQYMQAIFAGTASSGVLVSLLRITTKASLPQSPEGLRASAHFYFIVSATIQLCCILCCNLLYKLPVMQQHYRILGDDPFCSRPQFWAVARKICWPALGILMIYVVTLSIFPGFIAENLESKFLQDWYPVLLITVYNVADFMGKSLTAIYVLRSIKKATWACISRLLFYPLFTACLHGPKWLKGEIPVVVLTFMLGLTNGYLTSVLMILAPKTVPVSEAELSAIVLVVFLGIGLVSGSVLGWFWII; from the exons ATGCAAGAAATGGAAAACCCAAAGGCTTCAACAGGTCATCAGCTTGAGCCAAGGGATACTTACAGAGTTGCTTATGTAATCCATTTCTTGCTTGGTGCAGGCAATTTGCTTCCGTGGAATGCTTTCATCACGGCTGTTGATTACTTCGGTTATCTCTACCCTGCCAAGCATGTCGAAAAGGTTTTCTCCGTGGGTTACATGAGCACCTCGGTGCTGGTTTTAGTTGTTATGATGAGTTCGGGTTCATGCTGCAGGACAAATCTGGCTCTGACTCGTAGGTTTAGACTGAACATGGGGTTTTCCATGTTTCTTCTCTCCCTAATGGTGGCTCCGACTATAGACTGGGTGTGGCAGGGTGGTTGGTCTGAAGAGAAACAGAATGCAGCCTATTTTGTGACGGTCACAGCCGTTGTAATATGCGGTTTAGCAGATGGATTGATAGCAGGGAGCTTGATAGGATCAGCTGGAAAGCTTCCAAAACAGTACATGCAGGCTATTTTTGCTGGAACTGCTTCTTCAG GTGTGCTGGTTTCACTCCTGCGAATAACAACTAAGGCTTCACTTCCACAATCCCCAGAGGGCCTGCGAGCAAGTGCTCACTTCTACTTTATAGTCAGTGCAACTATCCAGCTTTGTTGCATTCTTTGCTGCAATTTGCTATACAAGTTACCAGTTATGCAACAGCATTACAGGATTCTTGGAGATGACCCATTTTGCTCCAGGCCACAGTTTTGGGCCGTGGCGAGAAAGATCTGCTGGCCAGCACTTGGGATTCTCATGATTTACGTAGTGACCCTGTCAATTTTCCCTGGATTTATAGCCGAGAACCTGGAGTCAAAATTTCTACAGGACTGGTATCCTGTTTTACTGATCACAGTGTATAATGTGGCAGATTTCATGGGAAAGTCTCTGACCGCAATATATGTTCTACGGAGCATTAAGAAAGCTACATGGGCTTGCATATCCAGGCTTTTATTTTATCCGCTTTTCACAGCTTGCCTCCATGGACCGAAGTGGCTTAAGGGTGAAATACCAGTAGTGGTGCTTACATTTATGCTCGGACTGACTAATGGATACCTAACAAGCGTGTTGATGATCCTAGCCCCCAAGACCGTACCAGTGTCAGAAGCAGAATTATCTGCAATCGTGCTGGTTGTGTTCCTGGGGATTGGTTTGGTCAGTGGCTCAGTTCTTGGTTGGTTTTGGATCATTTGA
- the LOC107942472 gene encoding protein BUNDLE SHEATH DEFECTIVE 2, chloroplastic: MANSVCFTSVCSFSTPNKPGIIINDSIPRKVIGVNEVFKSSKGARFQSLEAKAVDDNQRAKPKSIVCADCDGNGAKQCSQCKGTGVNSVDHYNGRFKAGGLCWLCRGKREILCGDCNGAGFIGGFMSTFDD, translated from the exons atgGCTAACTCTGTATGTTTCACTTCAGTTTGTTCCTTCAGCACTCCCAATAAACCAG GGATAATTATCAATGATTCTATCCCAAGGAAGGTTATTGGGGTAAATGAAGTGTTTAAGAGCTCCAAAGGTGCCAGATTTCAATCTTTAGAGGCCAAG GCTGTAGATGATAATCAAAGAGCTAAACCGAAGAGCATTGTTTGCGCTGATTGTGACGGAAATG GTGCCAAACAGTGTTCTCAATGCAAAGGTACCGGAGTGAATTCCGTTGATCACTACAATGGACGATTTAAAGCTGGTGGATTGTGTTGGCTTTGCAG GGGGAAAAGGGAGATTTTATGTGGAGACTGCAATGGAGCTGGTTTCATTGGTGGATTTATGAGCACATTTGATGACTGA
- the LOC107942471 gene encoding heme oxygenase 1, chloroplastic, producing the protein MASLTSISQSHTLLKKPNFTPSIPHNLSSSFTPRDFLFSKTQSFKLPQMASRSYVVSASTTETPRKRYPGEAKGFVEEMRFVAMKLHTKEQAKEGEKEVKQPEEHSVRKWEPSIDGYLKFLVDSKLVYDTLESIIDEAAFPIYAEFRNTGLERSEKLAKDLQWFEEQGYAIPKPSSPGITYAEYLKEISDKDPQAFICHFYNTYFAHSAGGRMIGKKVAQQILNNRELEFYKWDGDLSQLLQNVRDKLNKVAESWTRDEKNHCLEETEKSFKHSGEILRLILS; encoded by the exons ATGGCGTCTCTGACCTCAATTTCCCAATCCCACACTCTTCTCAAAAAACCCAACTTCACACCCTCTATTCCTCACAATTTGTCTTCCAGTTTCACCCCCCGGGACTTCCTGTTTTCCAAAACGCAGTCGTTTAAACTCCCCCAGATGGCTTCCCGGAGCTACGTCGTGTCGGCCTCGACGACGGAGACACCACGGAAGAGGTATCCTGGAGAGGCTAAAGGGTTCGTGGAGGAGATGAGGTTCGTGGCTATGAAATTGCATACCAAAGAGCAAGCTAAGGAAGGTGAAAAGGAAGTGAAACAGCCCGAAGAACATTCCGTACGGAAATGGGAGCCTAGCATCGATGGGTACTTGAAATTCCTTGTGGATAGTAAGCTGGTTTACGATACTCTTGAATCTATCATTGACGAGGCTGCTTTTCCTATCT ATGCTGAATTCCGAAATACCGGATTGGAAAGGTCTGAAAAACTGGCAAAAGATTTACAGTGGTTCGAAGAGCAAGGCTATGCCATTCCCAAACCATCTTCTCCCGGTATTACCTATGCTGAGTATCTTAAAGAAATATCCGACAAGGATCCTCAAGCGTTCATATGCCATTTCTACAACACGTATTTTGCCCACTCAGCTGGTGGTCGGATGATTGGAAAGAAG GTAGCTCAGCAGATACTTAACAACAGGGAGTTGGAATTTTATAAATGGGACGGTGACCTTTCTCAACTGTTACAGAATGTCCGGGATAAGCTGAATAAAGTAGCCGAG AGCTGGACTAGAGACGAGAAGAACCATTGTTTGGAAGAAACCGAGAAATCTTTCAAGCATTCAGGGGAGATCCTTCGACTGATATTGTCGTAA
- the LOC107942467 gene encoding chaperone protein dnaJ 49 yields the protein MDGNKDDALKCLKIGKDALDAGDRARALKFLTKARRLDPSLPIENLLSAAEGGKSDDRPASEPVGSAKDPSGSSPSKSSDQPSIRRRNIPNGSAASASASSPASAAGGTYTEEQIVIVKQIRKKKDYYEILGLEKSCSVDDIRKAYRKLSLKVHPDKNKAPGAEEAFKAVSKAFQCLSNEESRKKYDLVGSDEPVYERRASPFRGGGNGFSGFYDTDFDADEIFRNFFFGGMPPATTQFRSFNFGPGMGARMGDQGSTGFNIRMLIQLLPVLLILLFSFLPSSEPVFSLSRSYPYEYKFTTKNGVNYYVRSTKFEQDYPTNSVERVRIEERVERDYYSVLAQNCRFELQRQQWGFIRETPHCDLLEKFQSAAAAA from the coding sequence atgGATGGCAACAAAGACGATGCTTTGAAATGCTTGAAAATCGGCAAAGATGCTTTGGACGCCGGAGATCGAGCCCGTGCCCTCAAATTCCTCACCAAAGCTCGTCGTCTTGACCCATCGCTTCCTATCGAGAATCTCTTATCTGCTGCGGAAGGTGGGAAATCTGACGATCGGCCGGCTTCGGAACCTGTTGGGTCTGCTAAAGATCCGTCTGGGTCTTCTCCATCTAAATCTTCTGATCAACCCTCGATTCGTCGGAGGAATATACCGAATGGATCGGCTGCGTCTGCTTCTGCTTCTTCTCCGGCGTCGGCGGCTGGGGGTACCTACACCGAAGAACAAATCGTAATCGTGAAGCAAATCAGGAAAAAGAAGGATTATTATGAGATTTTGGGGTTAGAGAAATCGTGTTCCGTTGATGATATTCGAAAAGCTTATCGGAAACTGTCTTTGAAAGTTCATCCCGATAAGAACAAAGCTCCCGGTGCTGAGGAAGCTTTTAAGGCGGTTTCGAAAGCGTTTCAGTGCCTAAGCAATGAAGAAAGTAGGAAAAAGTACGATCTTGTTGGATCAGATGAACCTGTTTATGAAAGGAGAGCTTCACCGTTCCGTGGCGGGGGCAATGGATTCAGCGGCTTTTACGATACTGATTTTGATGCTGATGAGATATTTAGAAACTTCTTCTTCGGTGGGATGCCTCCGGCGACGACCCAATTTCGAAGTTTCAATTTTGGGCCTGGAATGGGAGCTAGAATGGGGGATCAAGGCTCCACTGGATTCAACATCCGAATGTTGATTCAGTTGTTGCCGGTTCTTTTAATCCTCTTGTTTAGCTTTTTACCATCATCTGAGCCTGTTTTTTCACTGTCCAGGTCGTATCCTTATGAGTACAAGTTCACAACAAAGAATGGTGTGAACTATTATGTGAGGTCCACAAAATTTGAGCAGGATTATCCGACTAATAGTGTCGAGCGTGTAAGGATCGAGGAGCGTGTTGAGAGAGATTATTACTCTGTTTTGGCTCAGAATTGTAGATTTGAGCTTCAGCGGCAGCAATGGGGATTTATCCGCGAGACGCCGCATTGTGATTTGTTGGAGAAGTTTCAGTCTGCTGCGgcggcagcttaa
- the LOC107942473 gene encoding zinc finger CCCH domain-containing protein 34: MEEQLLKRNTDCVYFLASPFTCKKGLDCEYRHSEVARLNPRDCWYWLAGNCINPTCGFRHPPLDVHSQVPSESAALPYQCSTAANKTNLPCYFYFNGFCNKGDRCSFLHGPDESTITVNSLKTGALPLDHKTFVENDVGAVQTETHPNPSKTAPNSIKDTVVQLKTDLQEPVPKTMIKRSVSPKTSVFELEQAGFVSSQSLLLKEGITQTGSPICTDESLEEQLDDPFEPEEPEERWESSEGFDVLVDNKSEDLDYGNDSEYQKDPEEEQTDYFFSYDYEDSVQHETRYPDLEFSYDRDAYDAYEGSDNEYIFNNPRNPFAHPGDKRRLDSMFSQKRRRLLPVKRSIDVDLRDYLSKRRVVKGNPLKCLSRSDYSHLISRSLERPRRRSMGRKLSGRLASKVGKHYIESTGGQGGFRNGTNRHGWLKHLEPNRSIRRPYREKRLPRRKSVSSEVSRNLISRERKYEDAPTAFTGPKTLAQIREEKRKTEENGGKMRHSIVTASADFQGPKPLSEILKDKERLAKKGP; this comes from the exons atggaggAACAATTGCTCAAACGCAACACCGATTGCGTTTATTTCTTAGCATCTCCTTTCACTTGCAAGAAG ggACTAGATTGCGAGTATCGGCATAGTGAAGTTGCCAGGCTCAACCCGAGGGACTGCTGGTATTGGTTGGCTGGGAATTGTATTAATCCGACTTGTGGTTTTCGGCATCCT CCATTGGATGTGCATTCTCAAGTTCCATCTGAATCTGCTGCGTTGCCATACCAATGTTCTACAGCAGCGAACAAGACAAATTTGCCTTGTTACTTTTACTTCAACGGTTTCTGCAATAAAGGTGACAGATGCTCTTTTCTGCATGGCCCCGATGAGAGTACCATTACTGTAAATTCTTTAAAAACTGGTGCTCTTCCCTTGGACCATAAGACATTCGTCGAAAATGATGTTGGAGCAGTTCAGACAGAAACACATCCCAATCCTTCTAAAACTGCCCCAAATTCTATCAAGGACACCGTTGTGCAGCTTAAAACGGACCTCCAAGAACCAGTGCCCAAAACTATGATAAAGAGGAGTGTCTCTCCAAAAACATCTGTTTTTGAATTAGAACAAGCTGGTTTTGTTAGTTCACAGTCCTTGCTTCTAAAAGAAGGCATCACTCAAACCGGATCTCCGATCTGCACAGATGAAAGTTTGGAGGAGCAATTGGATGACCCCTTTGAGCCAGAGGAGCCAGAGGAGAGGTGGGAGTCCTCCGAAGGTTTCGATGTTCTCGTGGATAACAAATCAGAGGATTTGGATTATGGGAATGATTCGGAATATCAGAAGGACCCTGAAGAGGAGCAGACAGATTACTTCTTTAGTTATGATTATGAAGATTCAGTTCAGCATGAGACCAGGTACCCGGATTTAGAATTTTCGTATGATCGAGATGCGTATGATGCTTATGAGGGTTCAGacaatgagtatattttcaataatcCGAGGAATCCTTTTGCCCACCCCGGAGATAAAAGAAGGCTGGATTCAATGTTTTCCCAAAAGAGAAGGAGACTCTTGCCCGTCAAACGGTCAATTGATGTGGATCTTAGAGACTATTTGAGTAAACGCAGGGTAGTCAAGGGCAATCCTCTCAAGTGTTTGTCGAGGTCTGACTATTCTCATCTGATCAGTCGTAGTCTGGAAAGGCCACGAAGGCGTAGTATGGGTCGGAAATTAAGTGGAAGACTGGCATCAAAAGTGGGGAAGCATTATATTGAATCAACAGGAGGCCAAGGTGGTTTTCGCAATGGTACCAACCGGCATGGCTGGCTCAAGCACTTGGAGCCTAACCGCTCCATCAGGCGGCCTTATAGGGAAAAAAGGCTGCCTAGGCGGAAGTCTGTTTCATCTGAGGTTTCTAGAAATCTGATTTCAAGGGAGAGGAAATACGAAGATGCACCTACTGCTTTTACAGGTCCCAAGACCCTCGCCCAGATTAGAGAAGAGAAGAGGAAAACTGAAGAAAACGGCGGGAAAATGAGGCATTCAATTGTAACTGCATCAGCAGACTTCCAGGGTCCAAAACCATTGAGTGAAATCCTCAAGGACAAGGAGCGGCTAGCCAAGAAAGGACCTTAG
- the LOC107942461 gene encoding uncharacterized protein At2g34160 — MEEITQGVNNINLAADSHKKNRIQVSNTKKPLFFYVNLAKRYMQQYNEVELSALGMAIATVVTIAEILKNNGLAVEKKITTTTVDMKEDSRGRPVQKAKIEILLGKTENFDELMAAAAEERDGVVVEEEQQT; from the exons atggaagaaatcACCCAAGGAGTCAACAACATCAACTTGGCCGCCGATTCCCACAAGAAGAACCGGATTCAAGTCTCCAATACCAAAAAGCCCTTGTTTTTCTACGTTAATCTCGCCAAG agATATATGCAACAGTACAATGAGGTGGAGTTATCTGCCCTTGGCATGG CTATTGCGACGGTCGTCACGATTGCAGAAATTCTGAAAAACAATGGTTTGGCTGTTGAGAAGA AGATCACAACCACAACTGTTGACATGAAGGAGGACTCTAGAGGGCGTCCGGTCCAAAAAGCAAAG ATTGAGATATTGTTGGGAAAGACTGAAAACTTCGACGAATTAATGGCGGCAGCTGCCGAAGAAAGAGATGGTGTGGTGGTTGAAGAAGAGCAACAGACTTGA
- the LOC107942469 gene encoding uncharacterized protein encodes MLLRSASMPLLNSWVPHSKEPSPELDLLHLIGRTRSVSFRILCSSSTSSSSSISVGSGDDSSRRMTRAVSETDLREMVVPKMREVKRNNGILNTIFVEEEEEVEREEAGFQWRRTASLAVEEECEIGGADGGGRSDSGDDNEWSSWDSNNGNDSTELYYQKMIEANPGNSLLLSNYARFLKEVRGDFVKAEEYCGRAILANPNDGNVLSMYADLIWETHKDSSRAETYFDQAVKAAPDDCFVLASYARFLWDAEEEEDGENLSEVPEPSFIHGVSSMPPPLTAAS; translated from the exons atgCTTTTAAGGAGCGCATCGATGCCGTTACTTAATTCATGGGTCCCACACTCGAAGGAGCCGTCGCCGGAGCTCGATTTGTTGCACCTGATTGGCCGAACCCGATCCGTTTCGTTCAGGATTTTGTGTTCGAGCTCGACCTCGAGCTCGAGCTCGATTTCTGTTGGGTCGGGCGATGACTCGAGCAGGAGGATGACGAGGGCGGTGTCGGAGACGGATCTGAGGGAGATGGTGGTCCCTAAGATGAGAGAAGTTAAGCGAAACAATGGGATCTTGAATACGATCTTTGTtgaggaagaagaggaggtggaGAGAGAAGAAGCTGGATTTCAGTGGCGGAGAACGGCGTCGCTCGCGGTGGAGGAAGAGTGTGAAATTGGCGGGGCTGATGGTGGTGGTAGATCGGACAGTGGTGATGATAACGAATGGAGCTCGTGGGATTCGAATAACGGAAACGATAGTACCGAGTTGTATTATCAGAAAATGATCGAGGCTAATCCTGGAAATTCACTTCTCCTCAGCAATTACGCTAGATTCTTAAAAGAG GTTCGTGGGGATTTCGTGAAAGCCGAGGAATACTGCGGGAGGGCGATCTTGGCTAATCCAAATGACGGGAATGTTCTATCTATGTATGCTGATTTAATCTGGGAAACTCACAAAGATAGTTCCAGAGCTGAAACTTACTTCGATCAAGCTGTTAAAGCAGCTCCTGATGACTG TTTTGTGCTAGCATCATATGCAAGGTTTCTTTGGGATGCTGAGGAAGAAGAAGATGGGGAAAATTTGAGTGAAGTACCAGAGCCAAGCTTTATCCATGGAGTTTCTTCAATGCCTCCACCTTTGACTGCTGCTTCTTAA